The proteins below come from a single Odocoileus virginianus isolate 20LAN1187 ecotype Illinois unplaced genomic scaffold, Ovbor_1.2 Unplaced_Scaffold_14, whole genome shotgun sequence genomic window:
- the MAGED2 gene encoding melanoma-associated antigen D2 has translation MSDTSESGTGPTRFQAEASEEDPGLKMQTVLTVTQNLEASETPKASKTPEVSKATKISNAVGVSKATEAQEVSATQASPTTKLTDTQFLAAKKKSPAADTKMQHTDPQAVTVPATETKKVSYVADTKVNTKTLETESTASQALADEPEPEGAAGQAQENQDTRPKIKAKKARKVKHLNGEEDGSNDQSQASGTTGGRRISKALMASMARRASRGPIAFWARRASRTRLAAWARRALLSLRSPKARRGKARRRAVKLQSSQEPEAPPPRDVALLQGRANDLVKYLLVKDQTKIPIKRSDMLKDIIKEYTDVYPEIIERAGYSLEKVFGIQLKEIDKTDHLYILLSTLEPTDAGILGTTKDSPKLGLLMVLLSIIFMNGNRSSEAVIWEVLRKLGLRPGIHHSLFGDVKKLITDEFVKQKYLDYVRVPNSNPPEYEFFWGLRSYYETSKMKVLKFACKVQKKDPKEWAAQYREAMEADMKAAAEAAAEAKARAEIRAQMGIGLGSENAAGPCNWDEADIGPWAKARIQAGAGAKAKAQESGGASSGASAGGNFGASTNLTATLTFGLFAGLGGAGASTSGGSGACGFSYK, from the exons ATGTCTGACACAAGCGAGAGTGGTACGGGTCCAACCCGCTTCCAG GCTGAAGCTTCAGAAGAGGACCCTGGCTTGAAGATGCAGACCGTACTGACAGTGACCCAGAACTTGGAGGCCTCAGAGACACCGAAGGCCTCAAAGACACCAGAGGTCTCAAAGGCCACAAAGATCTCAAATGCTGTAGGAGTCTCAAAGGCCACTGAGGCTCAGGAGGTATCTGCCACTCAGGCTTCACCTACCACTAAGCTGACCGATACCCAGTTTCTAGCAGCCAAAAAGAAGAGTCCTGCAGCTGACACCAAAATGCAGCATACTGACCCTCAGGCTGTGACAGTGCCTGCTACTGAGACCAAAAAGGTCAGCTATGTGGCTGATACAAAGGTCAATACAAAGACCCTGGAGACTGAGTCTACTGCCTCTCAGGCTCTGGCAGATGAACCTGAGCCTGAGGGTGCAGCTGGTCAGGCTCAGGAGAATCAGGATACCCGGCCCAAGATCAAGGCCAAGAAAGCCCGAAAG GTAAAGCATCTGAATGGGGAAGAGGACGGCAGCAATGATCAGAGTCAGGCTTCTGGAACCACAGGTGGCCGAAGGATCTCAAAGGCCCTAATGGCTTCAATGGCCCGCAGGGCTTCAAGGGGCCCCATAGCATTTTGGGCGCGCAGGGCATCAAGGACTCGGTTGGCTGCTTGGGCCCGGAGAGCTTTGCTTTCTCTGAGATCACCCAAGGCCCGTAGGGGCAAGGCTCGCCGCAGAGCTGTCAAGCTCCAGTCATCCCAAGAGCCTGAAGCACCACCACCCCGGGATGTGGCCCTTTTGCAAGGGAGG GCAAATGATTTGGTGAAGTACTTGTTGGTTAAAGACCAGACGAAGATTCCCATCAAACGCTCAG ACATGCTGAAGGACATCATCAAAGAATACACTGATGTGTACCCTGAAATCATTGAACGAGCAGGCTATTCCTTGGAGAAG GTTTTTGGGATCCAATTAAAGGAGATTGATAAGACTGACCACTTGTACATTCTTCTCAGCACCTTAGAGCCCACTGATGCAGGCATACTGGGAAC GACCAAGGACTCACCGAAGCTTGGTCTCCTCATGGTACTTCTTAGCATCATCTTCATGAATGGAAATCGGTCCAGTGAAG CTGTCATCTGGGAGGTGCTGCGCAAGTTGGGGCTGCGCCCTGG GATACATCATTCACTTTTTGGAGATGTGAAGAAGCTCATTACTGATGAGTTTGTGAAGCAGAA GTACCTGGACTATGTCAGAGTCCCTAATAGCAATCCCCCTGAATATGAGTTCTTCTGGGGCCTGCGCTCTTATTATGAAACCAGCAAAATGAAAGTCCTCAAGTTTGCCTGCAAG GTACAAAAGAAGGACCCTAAGGAATGGGCAGCTCAGTACCGAGAGGCAATGGAAGCAGATATGAAGGCTGCAGCTGAGGCTGCAGCTGAAGCCAAGGCAAGGGCTGAGATTAGAGCTCAGATGGGCATTGGGCTCGGCTCTGAGAATGCTGCTGGGCCTTGCAACTGGGATGAAGCTGATATTGGACCCTGGGCCAAAGCCCGTATCCAGGCGGGAGCTGGAGCTAAAGCCAAAGCCCAGGAGAGTGGTGGTGCCAGCTCTGGTGCCAGTGCTGGTGGCAACTTTGGTGCCAGCACCAACCTGACAGCCACTCTCACGTTTGGGCTCTTCGCAGGCCTTGGTGGAGCTGGTGCCAGCACCAGTGGTGGTTCTGGTGCCTGTGGTTTCTCCTACAAGTGA